The Candidatus Defluviibacterium haderslevense sequence CCAATTAAAGACAAAGGTATAATCAGGGAATATAAAACCCAGATCCCTAATTTGGATTCATTGCTTACCAATATTGAAATCAGATTGAACAATATTACCAACGAAGTTGATGGATATTTAAGTAATTGTAAATTCAATAGTCAGGCTATAAATGAACGAGATCTTAAAAACCGACTAAATGCTAATATTAAGCAATCTGAGAACACAATAAAAGAAAGTCCTAAAAAACTTAAAAAAGAAATTAATGGTGAAAAAATTGATAAAAATTTCATTTGTGACTATTTAATTGCATTTATTTATGAAATTAGGAATGGCTCTAGGACAATTGCAACTGGAAAAAGTAAAGGTAATAGATACACTTTGGGTACAATTAAAAATTATTCTGGACTTCTTGTACAGTTAAAAAGTTTTGAATATTCAAAAAATCAAAAATTAAAATGGACAGATCTCTCCATTACGTTTTATAACGATTTTCTGCTTTTTGGCAATACCAATAAACTTAGTAAAAATTTTATTGGCAGACTAATTAAGCAATTAAAAGTTATTTCCCAAGCGTCAATGGACGAAAATATTCACACAAACAATATATTCAGGGATAGAAGATTTGAAACACTTTCTGAAAGAGTTATGAATATCGCATTGACTGAACAAGAGCTTGAAAGCCTTTATAATTTGGACCTACCAATAGATTCCAACTTGAACTTAATCCGTGATCTCTTTTTGGTGGGGTGTTATACAGCTCAAAGATGGAGTGATTATAGTAAATTAACCGAAACAAACATTCATGACAACAAAATAATCCTTATTCAACAAAAAGGCAAAGAAAAAATAATTATCCCTATAAAACCAAATTTAAAAACAATTCTGAATAAATATCCAAATGGATTTCCAAAGATAGCAGAACAAACCTTTAACATTAAAATTAAAGAGATAGGAGAAAAAGCAGGATTCACAAATTTAGTTCAAATTAAAAAAACAAAAGGAGGAATAACAGAGGTTAATGAATATCCTAAGTATGAACTTATTTCATCCCATACAGCACGAAGGACAGGAGCTACATTAATGTTTAAAGATAATATCCCTGCACTTGCAATTATGAAATTTACAGGACATAAAACTGAATCCAGTTTTATGAAATACATAATGATAGATGAAGAAGAAAATGCGAAATTACTTGAGAATCATCATTA is a genomic window containing:
- a CDS encoding integrase catalytic domain-containing protein, with the translated sequence MKQNHFFELKSNGDPSKETSIRYRSHFNGGRFIYGTGVKIYPELWDKINQKPIKDKGIIREYKTQIPNLDSLLTNIEIRLNNITNEVDGYLSNCKFNSQAINERDLKNRLNANIKQSENTIKESPKKLKKEINGEKIDKNFICDYLIAFIYEIRNGSRTIATGKSKGNRYTLGTIKNYSGLLVQLKSFEYSKNQKLKWTDLSITFYNDFLLFGNTNKLSKNFIGRLIKQLKVISQASMDENIHTNNIFRDRRFETLSERVMNIALTEQELESLYNLDLPIDSNLNLIRDLFLVGCYTAQRWSDYSKLTETNIHDNKIILIQQKGKEKIIIPIKPNLKTILNKYPNGFPKIAEQTFNIKIKEIGEKAGFTNLVQIKKTKGGITEVNEYPKYELISSHTARRTGATLMFKDNIPALAIMKFTGHKTESSFMKYIMIDEEENAKLLENHHYFNS